The following coding sequences are from one bacterium window:
- a CDS encoding methyl-accepting chemotaxis protein, producing the protein MEAKTKRSNYFIKKAFQLKFISIFLALIIIGSLFLGWTVYRMTNQALARTFYQSHIQIRSTWEIIFPAVAVATLLAIFISGAVSTIIVLVFSHKIAGPLYRFEKTLEEIAKGDFTIKTKFRETDELELLADKLNLFTSELNTRLNNIKAGFDKLSECLQKLNYLDDSPKNKEIKNSVENLNKIINQFKF; encoded by the coding sequence ATGGAAGCAAAAACAAAACGCAGCAATTATTTTATTAAAAAAGCATTCCAGTTAAAATTTATTAGCATTTTTTTGGCTCTGATTATTATAGGAAGTTTGTTTCTTGGGTGGACAGTTTACCGCATGACAAATCAAGCCCTGGCGCGGACATTTTACCAGTCACATATACAAATCAGGTCTACATGGGAGATTATTTTCCCCGCGGTGGCAGTTGCCACGTTACTTGCTATTTTTATATCAGGGGCCGTTAGTACAATTATTGTTCTGGTTTTTTCGCATAAAATAGCAGGTCCGCTATACCGTTTTGAAAAAACTTTGGAGGAAATTGCCAAAGGAGACTTTACCATTAAAACAAAATTCCGCGAGACTGACGAGCTTGAACTGCTGGCTGATAAATTAAACCTTTTTACGAGTGAATTAAACACACGGCTAAATAATATCAAAGCGGGATTTGACAAACTTTCAGAATGTTTACAAAAATTAAATTATTTGGATGATTCCCCAAAAAATAAAGAAATCAAAAATAGCGTAGAAAATCTTAACAAAATTATCAACCAGTTTAAATTCTAA
- the hisC gene encoding histidinol-phosphate transaminase produces the protein MLKKELKSLVRPSLFKISPYVPGRPKEEICKEFNMPKEAVIKMASNENALGAPGFVIKQLKACMEEIYLYPEGSGKELCGRLGRLWGLSPDNFILGNGCDEIISMVCETFLRPGEEVIIGKPTFSYYEIASLIADAKCVFVPLKDSKYDLPGILKKITPKTKLVFICNPNNPTGTIVRREEVSKFLRLLPGHVITVFDEAYAEYVDDINFPNSVEYIRSKIKKHIIILRTFSKVYSLAGLRIGYGIANSEIIKHLNLVRKPFNVNRLAQCAALLSLEHKEWLDKSREMVFNGRKYLYMSLDKIGLRYIPTQANFLLIELNADGEAVSDKLLAYGIIVRPANSFGLPNFIRVTIGTEKHNKLFIKILKKICRYG, from the coding sequence ATGTTAAAAAAAGAATTAAAGTCCTTAGTCAGGCCAAGCCTTTTTAAAATATCTCCTTATGTTCCCGGTCGGCCAAAAGAAGAGATTTGCAAAGAATTTAATATGCCAAAAGAGGCTGTGATAAAAATGGCCTCTAATGAAAATGCTTTAGGCGCGCCTGGTTTTGTAATTAAGCAATTAAAGGCCTGCATGGAAGAAATATATTTGTATCCCGAAGGGAGCGGGAAAGAACTTTGCGGGAGGCTGGGACGTTTATGGGGACTTTCTCCGGATAATTTCATCCTTGGAAACGGGTGTGATGAAATTATTTCTATGGTTTGCGAAACCTTTTTGCGTCCCGGGGAAGAGGTAATTATTGGCAAACCCACATTTAGTTATTACGAAATTGCAAGTTTAATAGCTGATGCCAAATGTGTTTTTGTGCCGTTAAAGGACAGTAAATATGACCTGCCTGGAATACTGAAAAAAATTACCCCAAAAACAAAACTGGTTTTTATCTGCAATCCCAATAACCCAACAGGGACAATTGTAAGAAGGGAAGAAGTTTCAAAGTTCCTTCGGTTATTACCGGGGCATGTAATAACAGTTTTTGATGAAGCATACGCAGAATATGTGGATGATATAAATTTCCCCAATAGCGTTGAATATATAAGGAGCAAAATAAAAAAACATATTATTATTCTACGGACATTTTCTAAAGTATACAGCCTCGCAGGGTTGAGAATCGGATATGGCATTGCGAACAGTGAAATAATAAAACATCTTAATCTGGTAAGAAAACCGTTTAATGTTAACAGGCTGGCCCAGTGCGCGGCACTGCTCTCGCTGGAACATAAAGAATGGCTGGATAAATCACGGGAAATGGTTTTTAACGGAAGAAAATATCTTTATATGTCCCTGGATAAAATAGGACTGCGATACATTCCCACCCAGGCCAATTTTTTATTGATTGAATTGAACGCTGATGGAGAAGCTGTCTCTGATAAATTACTGGCCTATGGAATAATTGTCCGCCCGGCAAATAGTTTTGGGCTGCCAAATTTTATCAGGGTAACTATAGGAACAGAAAAACATAATAAATTGTTCATCAAGATTCTAAAGAAGATCTGCAGATATGGTTAA